The Helianthus annuus cultivar XRQ/B chromosome 15, HanXRQr2.0-SUNRISE, whole genome shotgun sequence genomic sequence ccgcagccccttcagacgaaaagcagacaatctatccattcgagaacttggaagaagaggtgcttgcccctgcttttgaagaaaaaggatgagtacccgatgtcataaatgcactagtttcgttgtagacttcttcgacctcctcctcatccgattcTTGCTCGTCCCGCGAAGGTTTCTTCTCAACCCGACCCACGGtggtacctccctgattaccagcCACTCGACCCACCATGGTACCATTACCATCGTCATCTTTAAGACTATCAAAGGGGTTCGACGTTGAAACCTGATTCGAAATTTTCACAGCCGAATTCGGTTTAGGTTTGACAACCGGACGATAGACTACCttaggtttttgattttttatgtgAAGCCCTTGAGTAGTAGCTTTCTTCTTTTTAGCacccacaacctgaaaatcatcacCCTTTTTTCCATAATCCCCATTCGGAACAACCTGAGGGTTCTTTGGGCACGAACTATCATCATGACCAAAAACGCAGCAATACGAACAccttaaaggctcccaatcatattcaatttTGACTTCCACCTTAGAATAACCATTACCATCTAAAGATGGAATGGCAACAGTGACACTTCTTTTTAATTCAGCCCCCGCCTGCACTTCAATAAGAGCTCTAGCGTAACTACTTCTTCCCCAAGATTCAGCACACATCGTAGCAGTATACGTATCCAACATCTTAGGCACCCCTATCTTTGATGCAATCAAACTAAGACCATCCTCGGTATAAGCTGTTAGCGGCACATCGTGCATCTTTACCCACACCGGAATAGCTTTAAGATCCTCTTTTTCTAGTTTGATAGAGGCCGACCACATCTTCAAGATAATCGGAACATTTCTTATCATCCATGGACCATCCTCTAACATTTTATCCATCCCTTCCTTAGTTTTAAACTTAAAGAAGAAGAAGCCATTTGCATTCATCATCAATCTATCCAGACCATACTTAACCCAATTGTTCTTAGCAAAGTAATCCACCACCGGAAACGCTAGCTGTTTACCCAAGAAATACCCATAGAGAGTGTTTGCATACCTGTCCGTGACTTGCTTAACCGAAGCCAACGGAATAACAACATCAGCTCCATCGACAACCTCAGAAGACTCCATCTCCCTAAAGTTCACCGGCACCTTCTCCTTCGAGTTCTTTACTGCATTTGCAAATGATACCGGTTCCGTCGTCGCTGAAGGTTGCAAATTCCCATGACCTGCCAAAGCAGCCGCATTGAATTCCAATCTTTGCGCATATCTCTTGGTAGCTTGCTTAATCCCTTCCCAATCAGAAACCCTAGTTGCTGACCGCAGGTTTTCAGCTTCAATTGGAACTGAATTCTTAACCAATTCATCAATTATGTTAACATTACGAGGTTCAGTTTGAGCCGAGAGATCGTCTATGATTTTAAACCTTGCTGCAATTTCTTCAAACGTTGCCCTCGGTGTCGCATGAAGATCCTGTTGTTTTCCACCAGAACCACTAACATCATCCATCCCAAAGTTGGCAAACCCTAGCAGCCGTCACTAGAGATACAGCCAAGGAATATCAGCTGAATATAACCCTAGCCGAACACAACTAGGATTATCGATCAAACCCTAGCAGCCGTCACCCAAAAATCGATCAAAATCAACTACCGAAACAATCAGAATTCCGATATTGGATGAATGATTAGCCGCCAACCCTAATTCGCAAACCCTGAATTAGTGCCGTCAATAAACCTTAATCCGCCAAAGGTGAATCAGCCAACCCTAATCTTACGTAGCCCCAACACAATCAGAATCTGAATTAACACCCTTCAAAGAAtcttctgtcgtaattaaccgaacaacgcaaccgtacgaccaaacgagccgacatccgagatatttttgagcacattttaagttccctatactttaacttcattttagagctttgaaatggggttacggggattaaacgtgtcaaaaatgcatcgaaaactaAGTTCGGGGCTTCAGGGGCTAAATCTGacatttttgaaagttgctggtctACAGGTCCTTTACGGTTCGTATGGacctttgcttacggtccgtaagcagtgcCCAGCACATTAGAATTACAGAAACATCGAATCTGGTCATTCCCACTTGTTCCAATGGTTTTGATCCatggtttttcatgctatgggctggtttgtgtggagaacaagtcccccaatcattctCTAACACTTGTAAGGCCTAGATCcttccctcttctccaagaaatgatcttaACGGTTTTGTGAAAACTATATATAGCATGGCCCTCAttccattttttttttgggtaaagggttaccccaggtgaattttataaataactcAAATAAGTACAAGGGTATGCCAGAATGACATACCAACTAGGCTCCACAAACCGAAGCCTAGGAAACAAACCAAGAAAAAACACAACCCCAACAAGTCACAAAGTCCAAACGACAAACAAAAGCCCAAAAAACACACAAAGCCACGAGTCACACACTCGAGAGCCGACAAACCAAGAGCTAGCCTCTAACCCGGGTCATCCTCCTGTTCACTTCTAGCGATCTCCCAATTCTTTAACATCCTGTCAACTTTGGAATCACCTTTAAAGTCGAACCCCATAAGACGTAACCTGACCATTTTCTTGATCCTCCCAACCACCGACTCAACTTTAGCCTGATTATTTGAAAACAAACAATTGTTCCTCTCAAGCCATATAAAGTATGTAGTCGCCGCAATGACCAACTTGCTAACAATATGATCTACCTTCTTCGACGAAGCATGAAGAAACATCCAATCCATAATGGATTGCCAAGAATCATCAACCTGATCCAAAGACACCATCAGCTTAACATCCTTCCATACCTTTGAGGAAAACGAACATCGAAAGAACAAATGGTCTCTAGAATCACGATTATTTCTGCACAAGGGGCAACACATGAGGTTAAAGTTAGTTGCACTTCCTACTTCCCACACAGCCAACCTGTCTTGAGTTTTAAGCTTATTCTTGATCACCAACCATAAGTGAAACGAGTGTCTTGGGATACATTGGGAAAACCAAACTCCATTAACCCACGGCACAAGGCTCTCACGATATCTAACCACATTCCAAACCTCCAATGACCGAAAATAACAACGCTTACCCTCCAAGTCTTTCCAAATTGTACGATCTTGCATGTTATGGCTCAACTGGGGAACATCCAAGTCAATTAATACCGGATAGAGATCATACCAAGCTATCGGCCACTTCCATTGCCCATTAACATCAATCAGATCCGCTACGGAAGAAGACATAGAAAACCCCGCATGAGCGATGCGTCTAGGAGTTATAAATGAGCTAAGGGGACTAAGGTGGCACCAATTATCAGTCCACACATtagttttttttgggtaaagggttaccccggtgattttatatattcacaaacataaaaaacaagtagtgtagagggcctacactagttcaatcatagGACATGCCCTATGAAAGCAAAACCATGAAACAAACAACTCAAAGAGAGCTAAACCACAAACAAAACCACTAGACTATCACTATCTAGCGAAACAAACACAACTACTGTCCTCTAATCAGCTGCCATCGTCCTGCATATCGGCGCTCTTTATCTCCCAATTCCCTAGCAACCTTCGAACATTGGCACAATCTTTCAGCTTCGCTCCCATTAGTTTATACCGCACTTGTTGAGTAATTAGTTCACTTATAGCTTCCGGAGGCCGCAATTGATTCTTAAAAATCCTAGCATTACGCTCCTGCCAAATGAAATAAGCACTAGCCGCCACTAACAGTCTCGCAACATAGTCGTTAACTGCTTTTGACTTGTCACGCTCACGCAACCATTTGACAACTTCTTCCCACTTCGGCTGAACTAGATCCATGCCAACTTTAGTTCTAACCATACTCCACACTTGGGCCGAAAACTTACATTCAAAAAACAAGTGATGATGAGAATCATGGTTCGCGTAACATAGTAAACAACACATCATGTTCATGTTCTTTCTTCGCGAAAAATCCCAGCTCAATATTTTATCTTGAGTAAGCAGTTTTCGCTTCATGATCAGCCACATTAAGAAAGCATGACGCGGGATGCATTGACTAAACCACACAATACTACACCAATTTACTGGCTCTTCGCGATGCCTAATCGAATCCCAAACTCGAGAAGACGAGAAATCAAGATTATCATCACCATGCCGCCACCAAATTTTATCAGATTTGTTCGGATCCAAAGACAACCGATCAATCTGATTTAGAGCCGGACAAACCTCCCTCCACGCAACAGGCCATCTCCAAACATTATCAGAATAGACTTCGGACACATTAGAGTTCATGTGAAAACCCGCATTAGCAATGAGACGAGGCGAGAAAAACTGCTCTAGAGGCCCTAACTCGCTCCAATTATCAAACCATGCTGAAGTATGTAAGCCGTTTCCAATTTCGGACCAAATGAAGCTTCTCAACAAAGGACGAAGCTGAAGGATTTTTCGCCAAGACCAACAGCAAGCCGACGGCACCTTGCAAGCCCAAAAGCTTTTACCCCTTAGCCGATACGCATGAACCCACTCAACCCATAGAGATCTCCGGTTCGTAATGATACTCCAAATATGAGCAGTCATAAGAGCAATATTTACATCACCAATCCGACGAATCCCTAACCCACCTTCAAGTTTAGGAACACAAACTGTTTTCCAAGAAACTTTCGCGCGGCCCTTTTGAAAAGCATTATCATGAGACCATAGAAAATTCCGCAGCAAAGCCTCCAAATTAACAATCACTCGCTTTGGCAGCAAGAAAACAGAAGACCAGTAAATATGAAGCGAAGACAAAACAGATGTAATGAGCTGCAGCCTTCCTGCAAAAGAAAGTAACTTATTCCTCCAATGCATAATACGATTTTCCAGCTTCTCCACCAAGATATGACAATCTTTGTAAAGGAGCCGCGAGGATATAAGGGGCACGCCCAAATATTTCACCGGCAAAGAGCCTTCTTTGAAAGGCATAATATTCAGAATAGCGTTCTTCACATAAGATGGAACATTCGAGAAATAAACA encodes the following:
- the LOC110914557 gene encoding uncharacterized protein LOC110914557: MSSSVADLIDVNGQWKWPIAWYDLYPVLIDLDVPQLSHNMQDRTIWKDLEGKRCYFRSLEVWNVVRYRESLVPWVNGVWFSQCIPRHSFHLWLVIKNKLKTQDRLAVWEVGSATNFNLMCCPLCRNNRDSRDHLFFRCSFSSKVWKDVKLMVSLDQVDDSWQSIMDWMFLHASSKKVDHIVSKLVIAATTYFIWLERNNCLFSNNQAKVESVVGRIKKMVRLRLMGFDFKGDSKVDRMLKNWEIARSEQEDDPG